GATTTAACTTACAAGTTGACTAAGCCGGAAATCAGGTGGAGTGCCAATCTCTATGTTGGCTGGATCAGCAACAAATTGTTGGCACTCCTCCAAATCCTTCTTCAGATCCTCGGGTCCTAAACGTGCATAATCAGCAAGACTAGGTCTACATTTCTGCACTTGGTCATTTTCATTTCCATCCCTATTAGGAGACTGGCTCGCGAGAAGATCATCACATAAGGATAGCCCTTCTACAAGTTGTTGAGAATCCAGCAAATATTGTGACTCGCTGTCCCACCATTTCGGATCATCTCCAGTCTCGGTCTCAATTTTTGTCCCAGTTTCATCGATTTGATTCTCAATGTATTGATCTTGATCCTCAGGCTGTTCAGGAAGAGCTCCCATGTCATCTTCTACGTAATCCTCCACCTCATGATACTGATACAAAGCAAGAAGAGACGTAGTAACTAGTAAGAAAGCCAGGACTGTATAAATACTTTTTATCGTTGATAAGCATAATACTAGGTGCAACAAGCTTGAATATCTTGAACTTTTCTTTGCTTAAGTAATATCTGATACCGAACAAGGCGACAACAACagcaacatacccagtgtagaGAGGGTGTTTCCATAGTAATGTCCCGTACCGACCAAAAGAAACAGACGTTTCACAATAATGAACAAAAGCACTTTTACATATCATACATAGAGAAACTTACTAAATTGGTCTATTCTTGTGTAAAATTAACATTGATCAGCAACGACATTACATTTTGTAATACCTGGTTAACGGGACTAGCAGCAGCAATTTGCTGTCTTGCATCCATACTGGAGGACAATCTGTCACTGCGAGGGGGTTCAGGAGTCACAGACTTTGGGGTATGTGGATCTACTTTAGCAACCATACATTCGGAGTCCTCGGGGAATTCTTGTTCAATTTTTTCACCCTGCTTGACTTGCTGTTGCTGATAAAATACTTTAGACACAACATATTCCCCTTCCCTTTCATCTTCACCAGTTCCTAGGTGATACTGGTGCATCACCCAATTTGTCTTCTCGGCTTTCCCACCCTTAGATGGGCTTATATAAAGAACCATAATCTTCTTACACCCTCTTTGGATTCCATCTAAGATAACAGGTTTTGTGCGACCAGTCTTATGCCAGCGGACATCACCAGAATTATCACCATGTATTTTCCTACGCTTACGCGTTCCTGTATTATAAGCCTTAATTGCTCGGTGAAAGAAGTGTGCGACACATCCATCCTGCTTAACACCTACAAAACTTATATTCAGCAACGACGAATATCCATAACAAATCAAAAACAGAAATTGCAAGAACGGGAATAGGATAATCTTTTTATACCTGGTAAATTTTGAGGATGTGTATAGCAGATTCCATCATCCTCATCAACAGTTGGAATGAACTCATCGATAAAAGGATGGGAATTCCGATCACCACCTTCGACTTTTCCAATTAAGTGCCAAATAATCTCTTGATCAGTTGGATCAAATTTTACACCTCTTGGCAATCCTGGCCAGTCATGGCTGACCTGGAAAGACGAACTTAAATGTTTCAGTTAAAGGTATCATAACTACCAATTCCCTCTGTTCATTTGCCTCGTATTCGAATAAATTTACCGTTTTCCTTTACATAGAGGGGAAAGGGGTTCTTGAAAACTTTTCATGGCAGCTAATTACAATCAATCACAGATTATAATAGCTATGGAAATAGAGGGGAAAGGGGTTCTTGATAACTTTTCATGGCAGCTAATTACAATCAATCACAGATTATAATAGCTATGGAAAACATACTTTTAATTTGTCAAGAAATTCATCTCCAAAATACTATATATACGAGAAGATTGATATAATTTGCAAATAATAAGCACTATCATTAACAGTCCATAGAAAGGATATTCAACAGAATGATTAACAGGAAGAATTAAAGTTCATGAGACAAGACTCTTACGTCATTGTTGTCAATGATAAACTGGCAATTAGGGCAAGCTTTTGTAGGGTTGCTCTTCCAATTCACTGTTGCAGGATCACCTGATGCACTCTTAATTTTTGTTGCAATCCTCCTACTGTCAACTAACCATGATGGCCTGCAAGGTATAACCAGGATCACCTTTTGTCCTGTTTCTCAACAACAATATACCCAGTATAGTCGCAcaaagtggggtctggggaagGTAAAGTGTACACAGACCCTACCCCTACTTCAGAGGTACAGAGGTTGTTCCCAAAAGACCCTCAGCTCACGGAAAAACAGTCCAAAGCAGTCCCAAAAAAGAAGTAACAGAAGCACAAGAAACAACAGATAATAACAAAACCAAAACCAGCCGATAGTAATAGCACGAGAACTACAATAAAACAATATGACAATCGAGGTGCAAGAAACAACAGAtagtaaaagaaattaaaagacaaGAAACCAGAGGAGCAATACCATGACTACTAAAACAAAAGGACAACAAGTTTTGTCCTTGTTTTCTCATCCCATTAAAAACAGTCAGCGAGATAAGGTGTGTGGGATGCATTATCCATTGTGTAAATTTCTCATCTCTAAGTTATACAAGGAGGCTTCCGCCTTCTGGAGCTACCAAATGAAGATCAACGTGTCTTAGAATTATATTTATGCTTTTCTTTTATCTGTAACATTGAACTAGACATCTAAAGTTGTGAGACTATAACTTATTCTTTCTTTGAGAAGAGATAATATCCTTTTCTGAGAAGAGATTATTAACTCATTCTAAGACGCAGAGATATATCAATTCATCAAACAATCTAATGGTCATCAAAAGTATAAAGCTTCAATTGTGTTAAAAAATCATTGTACGTAACAAACAATTCAAAATCCATTGGCAATTTCAGAAAACCTGCAACACTTCTCGGCAAAGAGATGAATATAATTGCAAAAAGGAAAAGGAGCAACAGTACAATTCACGCAAAATATACATACAGGCGATAACCAACTAATTGAGGTTATGATTTAGACGTGTTGAGTCTTCCACTATGTTAAGAGACATTTATGTTAGTACAAGATGAAGAGAATCACTAGTTTCCGAAAACCCCAAACTACTGAATATCAAATGAACAGGACCAAGTGCCGTGAAATGGAGAACATTCGTATAAGTGCAACACCTCTGGCTTGGGATTGAGGCCTTGAAGCAAGCTGCTGTTTGTGTATTTGATTAACCTATTTAAGGTGAATTAATGTTCCGACTTTAGCATACATTAAACTAGAAAATTCATCTTGTTTGCCACAATAAGCATAAGACAAGGTCATAAATTTTGTTTCTATTGCTTTGAGCAAATAAAATATCCTTATAAATATGGGCCTTCCATGCATAGCCCTCTTTGGGTATTCCACTAAGAACCAATACCACAACATAAAGATCCCAACCTCATTCAACCAAGGAAACCCCTTCAAACTGATCAAGAGCCATTAGAACCTCTACCACTCTTAACTAATTGCTCggttttgaaattttaagcaAAAAATTCCAAGTCAAAGCATCAGCTCAGCATAAGTCAATAGACAAATACAACTTTTTCCATTCatcaaaatcacaactttttagTCATTCCTTGattaaaagaagttaaaaacAATGAACGACCCATATCTCACTCGATCAAGTAAACCACTTCAAACCCAGTCACCTAAAGGAAACATCAAAACCTACTACCACTCTTAGAGCATCAGTCATTGGCCGATTTTGAGCAATCAGAACTCCAAAACTTGTCATTGAGTCAAACCAAAACATCTGCTCAAAGAATATCAACAGACAAATACAACATGATgttcatcaaaatcaacattTCAAGTCATCCCTTCACTTCAAAACCCCAGTAACAAATTAAACAGCCATCACTCACTCTACCAAAGAAACCCCTTCAAGCCTATTCGCacaggaaaaaagaagaaacctTTAAAACTACTAGAAAGAATCAAAGAAGGGTCTATTTTGACCAAAAGGAACTCTAATCCACCATTGTATTAAACCTAGCATAGCAAAAACAACATACCTAGCACAATCCCACAAGTGGCGTCTGGGGAGAGTGGTATGTAAGCAGCCTTagccttacccctaccttgcaAAAGTAGAGAGGCTAAACCTAGCATAGCAAACCCAGAAAATACACAAATTCCAACTCACCACTACCCAAAATCACAACTTGAGTCATCCCTTGACTTCAAGATTCAACATACATTAGTAAAAATCCAATCTTGTTCATATCAATTAACTGATTAccagattaaataaaaaaagaaactttagCATTCATCAAtccaagaaaaacacaaaaagatacaaaaaagagattcaaagtaaaaaaaaaaaagagagaatcaGCATACCTAGCCATTGAAGATTGATGTGATCAAAACCCTTTGCtgattttcttttccttttgggGTATTATCATAGAATGTCGCAATAAGTACAGTCCTAGTGGTTTCTTTGTAGTTTCCcacttttttattcatttaatttatttttcaatttagaaatgtgttttttatttgaatgaTGTTATGACTAAACACTGACAATAAAAGACCGCAAAGAGCCAAATCGGTCTTCGACAATGAGTtatgtaaatattaaattttatatataaaaaaatataaagattatgtattatgtttatgtatcatataaaaaagaattattttgtaatttacaACATTATAtttgtctcttttttttcttataataatttaaagctTTTATTGATTACATGTTTCTTTTTCCTTGACtaatatttactttttcattaattttatgaatatttcttattatatattttgaaagtaCTCCTATCCATGTGGCTCGTAGTAAATCAAAGTGAAACTtattaaaatacactattactcattttttgaaaatcttgcTTATAGCTCActttaatcaaattatttttattagtaattgacttatttatgtttgaatttaaGATATCGAGTATAAAtttttgattcaaaatattttatttttatttttgattgatCTTCAATTCGAAAATGGTGGTGCTGCATGTAAAATATTTGAGTAATTAATATAAGGGAAAATtgatataatagcaaactaataacctaaaataaatggagtagttagggtttgatttaattgtgctccatagcaaacgttagccaaagtttgctaggcgtctctctcccaaaaatctcgctcgccactctcccattctcgctcgccactctccctctgctcgcctctctcgctttatacacataagtgtataaattctgtttctgttttgtataaaacgagagaaaattgtacataaacatgcaaaaagatatatcttcgtgttatacacttaattatacaatttacaaacattttacttcaattcaattgtagataaatgcaaattttatacaaatattgcaaagaaaaaggccaacgaattatacaattgtatatgtatagcgaattatacagttttatgtttgctatggagcgcaattatacaaactttgctatagcatacaaatatgaattttttgtttgctatatgtgaaaattgccCTTAATATAAAgtacaaaaacaaattttaattaacgtaatgtttgatcataaattttgaataatattatgaaaatttatttgtgaagaataaaatgtgtttaattttaattatgattaaaataaaatatttaataggtTCTGAAATACCTTTTCTACCCCTCTCTCCTCTCCTAATTACACATTTCatctttttgttctttcattCATTCCACGTTCTTCGCTCCACCGTGAAAAACCCGTCTCCGGCGCCAAATCATGTCCGGCAAATCCCGAAACTTCCGCCGTCGTGGCGGCGACGACGGCGACGATGATGAAACCGCCACTAAGTCCACCAACGGCACCTCTGCTAAACCTACGACCACCGCTTCCGCTTCCGCCACCAAACCCAAAAAGAAAAGTCTACTTAGTTTCGCCGACGACGAAGAGTCCGACGATACTCCCTTCGTTCGGCCTTCCTCCAAACCCTCATCTGCTTCTTCGCGAATCACGAAACCCTCTTCGTCATCTTCTGCGCACAAGCTTACTTCTGGAAAAGACCGAATTACCCCTAAACCTACTTCATTCACCTCCAATGTACAACCTCAAGCTGGGACTTACACCAAGGAAGCACTCCTTGAGCTCCAGAAGAACACTAGAACCTTAGTTGGTTCTCGCTCTTCCCAACCCAAACCAGAAACCAGGCCCGGGCCCGGGCCCGTTGAGCCAGTTATAGTTTTGAAAGGGCTTGTGAAACCGCCATTTAGTGTGAGTGCCCAAACTCAGCAAAATGGGAAAGAGAGTGAAGATGACGAAATGGATGTTGATCAATTTGGTGGTACTGTTAATAGGTTGGGTTCAATGGCATTGGAGAAGGATTCGAGGAAGAAAGATGATGTTGGGTCAGTAATACCTGATAAGATGACTATTGATGCAATAAGGGCTAAGAGGGAGAGGCTACGTCAAGCTCGGCCTGCGGCTCAGGACTTCATAGCATTGGATGAAGGAGGTAATCATGGTGAAGCTGAGGGGTTGAGTGATGAGGAGCCGGAGTTTCAGCAGAGAATTGGGTTCTATGGGGAGAAGATTGGTAGTGGGAAAAAGGGTGTGTTTGAG
The window above is part of the Solanum pennellii chromosome 5, SPENNV200 genome. Proteins encoded here:
- the LOC107018601 gene encoding SUPPRESSOR OF GAMMA RESPONSE 1 produces the protein MARPSWLVDSRRIATKIKSASGDPATVNWKSNPTKACPNCQFIIDNNDVSHDWPGLPRGVKFDPTDQEIIWHLIGKVEGGDRNSHPFIDEFIPTVDEDDGICYTHPQNLPGVKQDGCVAHFFHRAIKAYNTGTRKRRKIHGDNSGDVRWHKTGRTKPVILDGIQRGCKKIMVLYISPSKGGKAEKTNWVMHQYHLGTGEDEREGEYVVSKVFYQQQQVKQGEKIEQEFPEDSECMVAKVDPHTPKSVTPEPPRSDRLSSSMDARQQIAAASPVNQYHEVEDYVEDDMGALPEQPEDQDQYIENQIDETGTKIETETGDDPKWWDSESQYLLDSQQLVEGLSLCDDLLASQSPNRDGNENDQVQKCRPSLADYARLGPEDLKKDLEECQQFVADPANIEIGTPPDFRLSQLEFGSQDSYIAWGGNKYGFDSAEQNG